In Pedobacter sp. WC2423, the following are encoded in one genomic region:
- a CDS encoding helix-turn-helix domain-containing protein has protein sequence MMSKIIHLQTISEIFLLFGLGSDIHHPLVGVVDFSKVDQQIDCKIKMSADYYSIMFKNYPDNKIKYGRKIIDFQDGSLICMAPNQVIEIDNDEQASKNIMGWGLFFHPDLIRATSLNDKMKDYSFFSYETSEALHLSEKEKHVLYDCISKINTELEENIDVHSQNIIVSTIELLLNYCSRFYGRQFITRKSSNNSVLVQFEKILTEYYNLDNKQEKSLPTVKYLSEKVHLSPGYLSDLLKKETGKNTQDHIHFYLIEEAKSKLISTNKSVSEIAYELGFDYPQYFNKLFKQKTGKTPIEFRNMN, from the coding sequence ATGATGAGTAAAATTATTCATTTACAAACGATCTCGGAGATATTTTTACTATTCGGACTTGGTAGCGATATCCACCATCCTCTAGTTGGCGTGGTAGACTTTAGCAAAGTGGATCAGCAAATAGACTGTAAAATAAAAATGTCCGCAGATTACTATTCAATCATGTTTAAAAACTACCCTGATAATAAAATCAAGTATGGTCGCAAGATCATTGATTTTCAGGATGGTAGTTTAATCTGCATGGCACCCAATCAGGTCATCGAAATTGACAATGATGAGCAAGCGTCAAAAAACATAATGGGTTGGGGATTATTCTTTCATCCTGATCTAATTCGGGCAACTTCCTTAAATGACAAAATGAAGGACTACAGCTTTTTTTCTTATGAAACTTCCGAAGCACTTCATTTGTCCGAAAAGGAAAAGCATGTGTTATATGACTGCATATCCAAAATTAACACTGAACTTGAAGAAAATATAGACGTACATAGCCAAAACATTATCGTTTCCACGATTGAATTGCTGCTCAATTATTGCAGCCGTTTTTACGGACGGCAATTTATAACAAGGAAGAGTTCCAATAATTCAGTTCTCGTTCAGTTTGAGAAAATTCTCACCGAGTATTACAACCTGGACAATAAACAAGAAAAGAGCTTGCCTACTGTAAAATACCTATCCGAAAAGGTGCATTTATCACCTGGATATTTAAGCGATTTACTCAAAAAAGAAACCGGTAAAAATACTCAGGACCATATTCATTTTTATTTAATTGAGGAAGCTAAAAGCAAGCTGATAAGTACAAATAAATCTGTTAGTGAGATCGCATATGAATTAGGCTTTGATTATCCTCAATACTTTAATAAACTATTCAAGCAAAAAACAGGGAAAACTCCCATCGAATTCAGGAATATGAATTGA